A part of Flavobacteriaceae bacterium GSB9 genomic DNA contains:
- a CDS encoding ABC transporter ATP-binding protein, producing the protein MIVTNNLTKKYGSKDVLNIPFLEIPKGQSFGLVGNNGAGKTTYFSLLLDLIQPTTGHIQNNQIQVNESEEWKPFTSAFIDESFLIGYLTAEEYFYFIGALRGQNKADVDNFVAQFEDFFHGEILGRKKYLRDLSKGNQKKTGIVGALIGNPELVVLDEPFANLDPTTQIRLKSIIKDLAEKRGVTVLVSSHDLLHVTDVCERIVVLEKGEIVKDLATNQATLKELEQHFSN; encoded by the coding sequence ATGATAGTTACCAATAATCTCACCAAAAAATATGGTAGTAAGGACGTTTTGAACATCCCTTTTTTAGAAATCCCAAAAGGACAAAGTTTTGGTTTGGTGGGTAACAACGGTGCAGGTAAAACCACCTATTTTAGTCTGTTGTTAGATTTGATTCAGCCAACAACAGGACATATTCAAAACAACCAAATTCAAGTTAACGAAAGCGAAGAATGGAAACCGTTCACCTCAGCATTTATAGACGAAAGTTTTTTAATAGGTTACCTAACTGCCGAGGAGTATTTTTATTTCATTGGGGCGTTGCGCGGGCAGAATAAAGCCGATGTTGATAATTTTGTGGCTCAGTTTGAAGACTTTTTTCATGGTGAAATTTTGGGTCGAAAAAAATATTTACGAGATTTGAGTAAGGGCAACCAAAAAAAGACAGGTATTGTTGGTGCATTGATTGGAAATCCAGAGCTGGTGGTTTTAGATGAACCTTTTGCAAACCTAGATCCTACAACCCAAATTCGATTAAAATCCATTATTAAAGATTTGGCCGAAAAACGTGGTGTTACTGTTTTGGTGTCCAGCCACGATTTGTTGCATGTTACTGATGTTTGCGAGCGCATTGTAGTTTTAGAAAAAGGCGAAATTGTAAAAGATTTGGCCACCAACCAAGCCACGCTCAAAGAACTCGAGCAACATTTTAGCAATTAA
- a CDS encoding uracil phosphoribosyltransferase: protein MKDFFYAIQDLFVNVLFAPYDALKALELENWFAANTISWIFMIIGFVAMVYWMKQLKVFNDNNEEDKSISSHSFL from the coding sequence ATGAAAGACTTCTTTTACGCGATACAGGATTTATTTGTAAATGTACTGTTTGCACCTTACGATGCTTTAAAAGCCCTTGAGTTGGAAAACTGGTTTGCTGCCAATACCATTTCTTGGATTTTCATGATTATTGGTTTTGTAGCCATGGTTTACTGGATGAAACAGCTAAAGGTATTTAACGATAACAACGAGGAAGACAAAAGCATTTCTTCGCACTCGTTCCTATAA
- a CDS encoding DUF4254 domain-containing protein, with the protein MFTDKANKIFQDVIKKYHIVNTVDQPFENAYPESDLIEHLLYRKCWIDTVQWHYEDIIRDPKIDPVAALKLKRQIDASNQDRTDMVEYIDSYFLDKYKDVNPKADATINTESPAWGIDRLSILALKIYHMNEEATREDASNEHRAACQKKLDVLLEQRVDLSTAIDTLLNDIENGDKYMKVYKQMKMYNDDELNPVLRSQK; encoded by the coding sequence ATGTTTACAGATAAGGCTAATAAAATATTCCAAGACGTCATCAAAAAATACCACATTGTGAATACCGTGGACCAACCGTTTGAAAATGCGTATCCAGAAAGCGATTTAATTGAGCATTTGTTGTATAGAAAATGTTGGATTGATACAGTGCAATGGCACTACGAAGATATCATTCGTGATCCGAAAATCGACCCCGTTGCGGCTTTAAAACTAAAGCGACAAATAGATGCTTCTAACCAAGACCGAACCGATATGGTAGAGTATATTGATAGCTATTTTTTGGATAAGTACAAAGATGTTAATCCAAAGGCCGATGCTACGATCAACACCGAAAGTCCGGCGTGGGGCATAGACCGTTTGTCTATTTTAGCCTTAAAAATTTACCATATGAACGAAGAGGCGACACGCGAGGACGCATCAAACGAACACCGTGCTGCTTGCCAAAAGAAATTAGATGTTTTGTTGGAGCAACGTGTAGATCTTTCAACCGCTATCGATACACTTTTAAACGATATTGAAAATGGTGACAAGTACATGAAAGTTTACAAACAAATGAAAATGTACAACGACGACGAATTGAATCCTGTGCTTCGTTCACAGAAATAA
- a CDS encoding phenylacetate--CoA ligase family protein, which produces MESTIISSMMYKWLYIVGRNFRNPSSKQIHQFLGESNNFSLEELESFQLKKLKELVDFAYQYSGYYRKIFIENYVKPSDINTLSDIKKLPIITKKELIQYNSEIHTNYKFKKAFKSKTSGTSGESLVFKRNEFADAFNRVVINHNYNNYGVNPWNRNGYFWGFNTSFFYRLKTRILDALQNRFRVFSYSKTELSNFIEKLKCARYVHGYSSSIYETAKAINNSEIKKPTQIKMVKGTSEKIFDYYQPEIKKAFGTKMISEYGAAEAGIIAFECPHGNMHINMEGVIVEEVDNEILVTNLHMLSFPVIRYKLGDYIKLAQRDEKCPCGKNHLIIEDVLGRIGEPVYGFESKYPSLYFYYIFKNLSEKHQLNLEYQVLQHQKGQLVFNIASVLSDAEKQFLTMEIENYFKDDITYSINSEANFVIPNGKKKSFISTINEQ; this is translated from the coding sequence ATGGAATCAACTATTATCTCAAGTATGATGTATAAATGGCTCTATATTGTTGGTAGAAATTTTAGGAATCCATCCTCAAAGCAAATTCATCAATTTTTGGGTGAATCCAATAATTTTTCTTTAGAAGAATTGGAGTCCTTTCAGCTGAAAAAATTAAAGGAACTGGTTGATTTTGCGTATCAATATTCCGGTTATTATCGTAAAATTTTCATTGAGAACTATGTAAAACCATCAGATATAAATACGCTTTCTGATATAAAAAAACTACCCATAATTACCAAAAAGGAGCTTATTCAGTATAATTCAGAAATCCATACTAATTATAAATTCAAAAAGGCTTTTAAGTCTAAAACATCGGGAACTTCTGGCGAATCGTTGGTTTTTAAAAGGAATGAGTTTGCCGATGCGTTCAACCGGGTGGTAATCAATCATAATTATAACAACTATGGAGTTAACCCGTGGAATCGAAACGGCTATTTTTGGGGATTTAATACATCGTTTTTTTATAGGTTGAAAACTCGAATTTTAGATGCGCTTCAAAATCGGTTTAGAGTGTTTTCGTACTCAAAAACCGAACTGTCTAATTTTATAGAGAAACTAAAGTGCGCACGCTATGTGCATGGTTACTCGTCGAGTATTTACGAAACGGCCAAGGCGATAAATAATTCCGAAATTAAAAAACCAACCCAAATAAAAATGGTTAAGGGCACTTCGGAGAAGATTTTCGATTACTACCAACCCGAAATTAAAAAAGCTTTCGGCACCAAAATGATTAGCGAGTACGGAGCGGCTGAGGCTGGTATTATTGCTTTCGAATGTCCGCACGGCAATATGCACATTAACATGGAAGGCGTGATTGTTGAGGAAGTGGATAACGAGATATTGGTGACCAACTTGCATATGCTATCTTTTCCCGTAATACGTTATAAATTGGGCGATTATATAAAACTGGCTCAACGAGATGAAAAATGTCCATGTGGAAAAAATCATCTGATTATTGAAGATGTTTTGGGCCGTATTGGCGAACCTGTTTATGGATTTGAAAGCAAATACCCGAGCTTGTATTTTTATTATATTTTTAAAAACCTTTCGGAAAAGCATCAACTAAATTTAGAATATCAAGTTTTGCAGCACCAAAAAGGACAGTTGGTTTTTAATATTGCTTCAGTATTATCGGATGCCGAAAAGCAATTCTTGACCATGGAAATTGAAAATTATTTTAAAGACGATATTACATACAGCATTAATTCGGAAGCCAATTTTGTGATTCCAAACGGAAAAAAGAAAAGTTTTATTTCAACCATAAATGAACAATAA
- a CDS encoding DUF6427 family protein: MFFITVLAFIVARAGVDIHMVSGGYLFKQAQLLFIAYVSILLLNFIVGKNSLTKKNNYEILLFSLFFLTIVETTKSAEVLLSNFFVLLALRRILSVRSQRELNKKYFDAAFWVAIASLFYIWAILFFVLIFVSLILYTDNSIRHWVIPFLGVATVFVISVSASIVFLNSYFEVFDLSFKISYDFSNYNSTRFLVGITMLISFGLWSLIFYIQNIKTKKKVNKASLKTVVAALLIGFAIVVLAPDKNGSEFLFVFAPLAIVISNYIEILQDKWFKEIFVAVLFIVPFALLML, from the coding sequence GTGTTTTTTATAACAGTACTGGCTTTTATTGTAGCTAGAGCTGGTGTAGATATTCACATGGTTTCTGGAGGCTATCTATTTAAGCAAGCACAGCTTTTATTTATTGCTTACGTGTCTATTTTACTTTTAAATTTTATAGTAGGTAAAAATAGTTTAACCAAAAAAAACAATTACGAAATACTACTGTTCAGTTTGTTTTTCCTCACTATAGTTGAAACCACAAAAAGTGCCGAAGTGCTGTTGTCCAATTTTTTTGTGCTTTTAGCTTTAAGAAGAATATTGAGCGTGCGCTCGCAACGTGAATTGAACAAAAAGTATTTTGATGCGGCATTCTGGGTTGCTATTGCTAGTCTGTTCTACATTTGGGCCATTCTATTTTTTGTGCTCATTTTTGTTTCCCTCATTTTATATACCGATAACAGTATTAGGCACTGGGTTATTCCATTTTTAGGAGTAGCCACTGTTTTTGTGATTTCGGTTTCTGCCTCCATAGTATTCCTCAACAGTTATTTTGAGGTGTTTGATTTATCGTTTAAAATAAGTTATGATTTTTCAAATTATAACTCAACCAGGTTTTTAGTAGGCATTACAATGCTCATTTCTTTTGGCTTATGGTCCTTGATTTTTTATATACAAAACATCAAAACAAAAAAGAAAGTCAACAAAGCTTCCTTAAAAACCGTGGTTGCCGCTTTACTTATTGGTTTTGCAATTGTGGTTTTAGCTCCAGACAAAAACGGAAGTGAATTTCTGTTTGTGTTTGCCCCTTTGGCTATTGTGATTTCAAATTACATTGAAATTTTACAGGACAAATGGTTTAAAGAAATTTTTGTGGCCGTACTTTTTATTGTCCCTTTTGCGCTTTTAATGTTGTAG
- a CDS encoding ferredoxin--NADP reductase, giving the protein MSSFHKLSIKNINRETDKSISISFNVPDNLKDTFSFQAGQYITLKTEIEGNEVRRDYSLCASPKSGELKVAVKEVKDGTFSWYANNSLKVGDTLDVASPKGRFVFTPNDSKTKNIALFAAGSGITPILSIIKCALEEEVHSKIILVYGNKTTEETMFLSELLELQHQYSERFSIQFVFSQRDEDDDSIFGRIEKSTVNYVMKNKHKHIDVDAYYLCGPEAMIHTVKDVLTGHDVDPNRIHFELFKAAKPADVKDDASTVTTGKTKITITVDDETTTFEMAQKQTILEAAIDEDLDAPYSCQGGICSSCLARVTEGAATMRQNNILTESEVAEGLILTCQAQPTTPTISVDYDDV; this is encoded by the coding sequence ATGTCATCATTTCACAAACTTTCAATTAAAAATATAAACAGAGAAACTGATAAATCTATAAGTATTTCATTCAATGTCCCCGACAATTTAAAAGACACGTTTTCTTTTCAGGCGGGGCAATATATCACGTTAAAAACCGAAATTGAAGGCAACGAAGTGCGCCGCGATTACTCATTGTGTGCTTCGCCAAAAAGTGGCGAGCTAAAAGTAGCCGTAAAAGAAGTGAAAGATGGCACGTTTTCATGGTACGCTAACAACTCCTTAAAAGTTGGTGATACGCTTGATGTAGCCTCACCCAAAGGACGTTTTGTTTTTACACCAAACGATTCTAAAACAAAAAATATAGCTTTGTTTGCTGCGGGCAGTGGCATTACGCCTATTTTAAGCATTATAAAATGCGCCTTAGAAGAAGAGGTACACAGCAAGATTATCTTGGTTTACGGCAATAAAACCACCGAAGAAACCATGTTTTTGAGCGAACTGTTGGAACTTCAGCATCAATACAGCGAACGTTTTTCCATTCAGTTTGTGTTTAGTCAACGCGATGAGGACGACGATTCTATATTCGGCAGAATTGAAAAAAGTACCGTTAACTACGTGATGAAAAATAAGCACAAACACATTGATGTTGATGCTTACTATCTGTGCGGTCCTGAAGCCATGATTCACACCGTTAAGGATGTGTTGACGGGACATGATGTTGACCCCAACAGAATTCATTTTGAATTGTTTAAAGCAGCAAAACCGGCCGATGTTAAAGATGATGCTAGTACAGTTACCACTGGAAAAACCAAAATCACCATTACCGTTGATGACGAAACCACCACCTTTGAAATGGCCCAAAAACAAACCATTTTAGAAGCCGCTATTGACGAAGATTTAGATGCCCCCTACTCTTGCCAAGGTGGTATTTGCAGTAGTTGTTTGGCTCGCGTTACAGAAGGAGCGGCCACTATGCGTCAAAATAATATTTTAACCGAAAGCGAGGTTGCCGAAGGTTTAATTTTAACCTGCCAGGCTCAACCTACAACGCCTACCATTTCGGTTGATTATGATGATGTGTGA
- a CDS encoding glycosyltransferase family 9 protein, producing MPKPSKNILVIRFSAMGDVAMTVPVLRALTQQYPELNITVLTRAFFAPFFRDINGVTVFSADLKGQHKGVFGLYKLAHELNKKRFYVIADLHNVLRTKILKNFLISKRFISIDKGRKDKKRLISGKCFEPLKTTHQRYTEVFEALGYPINLTNPTFPEKAAFSKKIKSIIGETSKKRIGIAPFAAHEGKMYPLELTTQVIEKLSKDFKIVLFGGGHKEIPVLNRLESTFENTVSVAGKLSLDEELDLISNLNVMLSMDSGNAHMAAMLGVKTITIWGVTHPYAGFAPFNQPEDYALLADRTEFPKIPTSVYGNKYPENYKEAAGSISPEIVVEKIKSIA from the coding sequence ATGCCTAAACCGTCTAAAAATATCCTAGTCATTCGTTTTTCTGCTATGGGAGATGTGGCCATGACAGTACCGGTTTTAAGGGCTTTAACACAACAATATCCCGAGTTAAACATTACCGTTTTAACTCGGGCTTTTTTTGCGCCTTTTTTTAGGGATATTAATGGCGTTACAGTGTTTTCAGCCGATTTAAAAGGGCAACATAAAGGTGTTTTTGGACTCTATAAATTGGCACACGAGCTTAATAAAAAGAGATTTTACGTTATCGCCGATTTGCACAATGTGCTACGAACCAAAATTTTAAAAAATTTTTTAATCAGTAAACGCTTTATTTCAATTGACAAGGGTCGAAAAGATAAAAAAAGATTAATCTCAGGAAAGTGTTTTGAACCTTTAAAAACAACTCATCAACGCTACACCGAAGTGTTTGAGGCTTTGGGTTACCCTATAAATTTAACTAATCCTACTTTTCCTGAAAAGGCTGCATTTAGTAAAAAAATCAAAAGCATTATTGGCGAAACCTCTAAAAAACGAATTGGCATAGCGCCTTTTGCCGCACACGAAGGTAAAATGTACCCTTTGGAATTGACAACGCAGGTAATAGAGAAATTAAGTAAGGACTTTAAAATTGTTCTTTTTGGTGGTGGACACAAAGAAATTCCCGTTTTAAACCGATTAGAAAGCACTTTTGAAAATACGGTAAGTGTTGCCGGAAAACTGAGCCTTGATGAAGAGTTGGATTTAATTTCGAATTTAAACGTTATGCTGTCCATGGATTCTGGAAATGCACATATGGCTGCCATGTTGGGTGTAAAAACCATAACCATTTGGGGGGTTACGCATCCGTATGCTGGTTTTGCACCGTTTAACCAGCCTGAAGATTATGCGCTATTGGCCGATAGAACCGAATTTCCTAAAATACCCACTTCTGTTTATGGCAACAAGTATCCTGAAAACTACAAAGAAGCAGCAGGAAGTATTTCTCCTGAAATAGTAGTTGAAAAAATCAAGTCTATTGCTTAA
- the purD gene encoding phosphoribosylamine--glycine ligase yields the protein MNILILGSGGREHTFAWKIAQSPKCEQLFVAPGNSGTAEVATNVNIGETDFEAIKELVLNENIELVVVGPEAPLVAGVHDYFLNDEAIKHIKVIGPQKVAAELEGSKEFAKEFMMRHNIPTAAYESFTAETVEKGYTFLETLKPPYVLKADGLAAGKGVVILNDLDEAKAELKSMLVDAKFGQASTKVVIEEFLDGIELSCFVLTDGENYKILPTAKDYKRIGEGDTGLNTGGMGAVSPVPFATDEFLNKIEERIVKPTISGFKKDNLPYVGFVFIGLIKVENDDPKVIEYNVRMGDPETEVVFPRLKNDLVEVLQAMGNGTLNEIDIEIDNRAATTIMLVSGGYPEAYEKGKEITGVETIKDSIPFHAGAQLKDGKIVTSGGRVMAITSYGDTYQEAIKKSYQNIEKLHFDKMNYRKDIGFDL from the coding sequence ATGAATATCTTAATACTTGGCTCGGGCGGAAGAGAACACACATTTGCATGGAAAATAGCGCAAAGTCCAAAATGCGAACAACTTTTCGTGGCTCCTGGTAATTCTGGAACGGCTGAAGTGGCAACTAACGTAAATATTGGTGAAACTGATTTTGAGGCTATAAAAGAATTGGTGTTAAATGAAAATATAGAATTGGTGGTTGTTGGTCCAGAGGCGCCATTAGTGGCCGGTGTTCATGATTATTTTTTAAATGATGAAGCCATAAAGCACATTAAGGTCATTGGTCCACAAAAAGTAGCGGCCGAGTTGGAAGGCAGTAAAGAATTCGCCAAAGAATTTATGATGCGCCACAACATTCCAACGGCAGCTTACGAGAGCTTTACCGCCGAAACTGTTGAAAAAGGTTACACATTTTTAGAAACCTTAAAACCACCCTATGTGTTAAAAGCAGACGGATTGGCTGCAGGAAAAGGCGTGGTGATTTTAAATGATTTAGATGAAGCTAAAGCCGAACTGAAAAGTATGTTGGTGGATGCTAAATTTGGTCAAGCCAGTACCAAAGTGGTTATCGAAGAGTTTTTAGATGGTATTGAGTTGAGCTGTTTTGTGCTTACAGATGGTGAAAACTACAAAATTTTACCAACTGCAAAAGATTACAAACGCATTGGTGAAGGCGATACCGGTTTAAATACTGGTGGTATGGGCGCTGTCTCACCCGTGCCTTTTGCAACGGATGAGTTTTTGAATAAAATTGAAGAACGTATCGTAAAACCAACCATAAGTGGATTTAAAAAAGATAACTTACCTTATGTTGGTTTTGTATTCATTGGCTTGATTAAGGTTGAGAATGACGACCCAAAAGTGATTGAGTATAACGTGCGTATGGGCGACCCAGAAACTGAAGTCGTGTTTCCCAGATTAAAAAATGATTTGGTTGAGGTGCTTCAAGCTATGGGGAACGGCACTTTAAACGAGATAGATATTGAAATAGACAATCGCGCTGCTACAACCATTATGTTGGTGTCTGGTGGTTATCCAGAGGCTTATGAAAAAGGAAAGGAAATAACAGGTGTTGAAACTATTAAAGATTCCATTCCGTTTCATGCTGGAGCACAGCTTAAAGATGGTAAAATAGTAACCTCTGGTGGTCGTGTTATGGCGATAACGTCTTACGGCGATACGTACCAGGAGGCCATAAAAAAATCTTACCAAAATATAGAAAAACTACATTTTGATAAGATGAATTATCGTAAAGATATAGGATTCGATTTATAG
- a CDS encoding glycosyltransferase family 2 protein, which yields MNNNEQLVSIIIACYNSEKHLSETINSVLNQTYKNWELLLVDDCSTDNTISVIEPFQKKDTRIKLFRQRQNSGAAVTRNKAIKEAKGRFIAFLDSDDLWLPQKLEKQIGFMLKNGYSLTHTAYEIIENNGKATNKTIRSKPVLTYNNMLFSNKIGCLTAIYDRGKLGKVYMPQIRKRQDYGLWLKILKTGVNAYALPEVLAQYRKTEQSMSRNKINLIKWNWKLFREIEQFSVLKSAYYLTCNVFIKLKS from the coding sequence ATGAACAATAACGAGCAACTTGTTTCGATTATCATCGCCTGTTACAATTCTGAAAAACACCTTTCGGAAACCATTAACAGTGTGCTTAATCAAACCTATAAAAATTGGGAGTTGCTGTTGGTTGATGACTGTTCCACTGACAATACCATTTCTGTTATTGAGCCCTTTCAAAAAAAAGATACACGTATAAAACTGTTCCGCCAAAGACAAAATTCAGGTGCTGCTGTAACCCGAAACAAAGCTATAAAAGAAGCCAAAGGACGATTTATTGCTTTTTTGGACAGTGACGATTTGTGGTTGCCACAAAAGCTTGAAAAGCAAATCGGTTTTATGTTGAAAAACGGCTACAGTTTAACGCACACCGCATACGAAATTATTGAAAACAACGGAAAAGCAACCAATAAAACTATAAGATCCAAACCAGTTTTAACCTACAACAACATGTTGTTTTCCAATAAAATAGGGTGTTTAACGGCTATTTATGACCGAGGTAAATTAGGAAAAGTTTATATGCCACAAATCCGAAAACGGCAAGATTACGGGCTTTGGTTAAAAATTTTAAAAACGGGCGTAAATGCTTATGCTTTACCCGAAGTGTTGGCGCAATACCGAAAAACCGAGCAGTCTATGTCCAGAAATAAAATCAATTTAATTAAATGGAACTGGAAGTTATTTAGGGAAATTGAGCAGTTTTCAGTTTTAAAATCTGCATATTATCTAACTTGCAACGTGTTTATAAAATTAAAAAGTTAA
- a CDS encoding DUF5687 family protein yields MIGRFISLEWKSFYRSASFGKGVAIKILLGFLGLYFLLVFLGVGIALYPALEKMFPEQNPLVIVNNVLFYWFLFDLIFRFFFQKLPIMNVKSMLTLPIKRNQMVNYVLGKSVMSFFNVLPLFAIIPFGVILVINGYPLNAVFSWMVTLMLTVLILNFVNFLIESLSVETELSILPIILLTGGLFVLNHFHILNLSSWFGSAFLLVYEKPVYCLVPLLILVISYMLNFKLLKQKMFLDSGMKTVVKEVNASNLEWTKSFGDIAPFLQLDLKLIWRNKRTKSSVWILAIGLLYGLFFYPQEQYQNLPWFFVFIGVFSTGIFLINFGQFIPAWDSGYYKLLMSQNIKYEEYLKSKFTLMATSVLILFVLGIPYLFFGWKILLAHFVAAIYNVGVNTHVILYGGSFNRKKIDLSQKAAFNYQGTGAVQWLIGIPLLLIPMGIFALVYFFVNFEIACLVLSVLGIIGIVFHQKLMQKITAKYCKSKYKMIDAFDQNT; encoded by the coding sequence ATGATTGGGCGTTTTATAAGTTTAGAGTGGAAATCGTTTTACCGGTCGGCAAGTTTTGGCAAGGGCGTTGCCATAAAAATACTTTTAGGCTTTTTAGGGCTTTATTTTTTGTTGGTGTTTTTAGGTGTTGGTATTGCGCTATACCCTGCCTTAGAAAAGATGTTTCCGGAACAAAACCCTCTAGTTATTGTAAACAATGTGCTTTTCTATTGGTTTTTATTCGATTTAATTTTTCGTTTTTTCTTTCAGAAACTACCGATAATGAACGTAAAGTCTATGCTTACACTACCCATAAAGCGCAACCAAATGGTAAACTATGTTTTGGGCAAATCGGTTATGTCGTTTTTTAATGTCCTGCCACTTTTTGCCATCATACCATTTGGTGTTATTTTAGTAATTAACGGTTACCCTTTAAACGCTGTGTTTTCATGGATGGTAACCCTGATGTTGACGGTTTTAATATTGAATTTTGTAAACTTTTTAATTGAAAGCCTTTCGGTGGAAACAGAACTGTCTATTTTGCCCATCATCCTGTTAACCGGAGGTTTGTTTGTGCTCAACCACTTTCATATTTTAAACTTAAGTAGTTGGTTTGGTAGCGCTTTTCTTTTGGTTTACGAAAAGCCCGTTTACTGTCTTGTTCCGTTGCTTATATTGGTGATTTCATATATGCTTAATTTTAAACTGCTAAAACAAAAAATGTTTTTGGATAGTGGGATGAAAACGGTTGTTAAGGAAGTGAACGCTTCAAATTTAGAATGGACAAAAAGTTTTGGCGATATAGCCCCATTTTTACAGCTCGATTTAAAACTGATTTGGCGCAACAAACGCACAAAATCTTCAGTTTGGATTCTTGCTATCGGCTTGCTATACGGTCTGTTTTTCTATCCGCAGGAACAATATCAAAATTTGCCGTGGTTTTTTGTTTTTATTGGTGTCTTTTCAACAGGTATATTCTTAATTAATTTTGGGCAATTTATCCCAGCGTGGGATAGCGGCTATTACAAACTTTTAATGAGTCAAAACATTAAATACGAGGAATATTTAAAATCTAAATTCACCTTAATGGCGACGAGTGTTTTGATTTTGTTTGTACTGGGTATTCCGTATTTGTTTTTTGGTTGGAAAATCCTTTTGGCACATTTTGTAGCCGCCATTTATAACGTTGGGGTCAACACACATGTCATTTTGTACGGCGGTTCATTTAATAGAAAGAAAATCGATTTGAGTCAAAAAGCAGCCTTTAACTACCAGGGAACAGGTGCTGTTCAGTGGCTTATTGGTATTCCGCTGTTGCTAATTCCAATGGGGATTTTTGCCTTAGTTTATTTTTTTGTGAATTTTGAAATAGCCTGTTTAGTTTTATCCGTTTTAGGTATTATTGGTATTGTGTTCCACCAAAAATTGATGCAAAAAATAACCGCTAAATACTGCAAGTCTAAATATAAAATGATTGATGCCTTTGATCAAAACACTTAA
- a CDS encoding DUF2059 domain-containing protein, whose protein sequence is MKKLLLACCFSVAFVYCSQAQDSSDYKKETIAFLKLTGAGDAFTNAIDQIGTMVPADNKEAYVAEAKGTLQGLYAKIADLYMAEFARKEIKELTAFYKTDLGKKLAQKQLGLTQKAMAFGQNWGLEVQSIAQKHQ, encoded by the coding sequence ATGAAAAAATTATTGTTAGCATGTTGTTTTTCTGTTGCATTTGTGTACTGCTCACAAGCCCAAGATAGTTCAGATTACAAAAAAGAAACCATTGCGTTTTTAAAACTAACAGGAGCTGGCGATGCTTTTACAAATGCTATAGATCAAATAGGAACCATGGTTCCTGCCGATAATAAAGAAGCATATGTCGCTGAAGCAAAAGGCACATTGCAGGGGCTTTATGCAAAAATCGCCGACCTTTATATGGCCGAGTTTGCCAGAAAGGAAATAAAAGAGCTTACGGCTTTTTATAAGACGGACTTGGGTAAAAAATTAGCCCAAAAGCAACTTGGATTAACCCAAAAAGCCATGGCATTTGGTCAAAATTGGGGGTTGGAAGTGCAAAGTATTGCTCAAAAACATCAATAA
- the upp gene encoding uracil phosphoribosyltransferase: MNIHNLSLQNSVLNTFIAEIRNITIQNDRMRFRRNIERIGEILGYEMSKSLNYTSKMIETPLGSSNINVPKDDIVLCSILRAGVPLHNGLLNYFDMADNAFISAYRHHKENTKSFEIIVEYLACPDLEGKTLVLADPMLATGQSILATFEALKPFGTPKNIHLISIIGAQPGVDFVTKHFDENTNLWIATVDETLNDKGYIVPGLGDAGDLAFGEKLQH; this comes from the coding sequence ATGAACATTCATAATTTATCGCTTCAAAATTCAGTATTGAACACATTTATTGCTGAAATTAGAAACATAACCATTCAAAACGACCGTATGCGCTTTAGGAGGAACATTGAACGCATTGGTGAAATTTTAGGTTACGAGATGAGCAAAAGCCTAAACTATACCTCAAAAATGATTGAAACGCCTCTTGGATCTTCAAATATCAATGTACCAAAAGACGACATCGTTTTGTGCTCCATTTTAAGAGCAGGTGTGCCGTTACACAACGGGCTATTGAATTATTTTGATATGGCCGACAATGCTTTTATTTCGGCCTACAGACACCACAAGGAGAACACCAAAAGTTTTGAAATAATCGTAGAATATTTGGCTTGCCCCGATTTGGAAGGAAAAACTTTGGTGCTGGCCGATCCGATGTTGGCCACAGGCCAATCTATTCTGGCCACTTTTGAAGCCCTAAAACCATTTGGAACCCCAAAAAACATCCACTTGATTAGCATAATTGGTGCCCAACCAGGTGTAGATTTCGTTACCAAACATTTCGACGAAAATACAAATCTGTGGATTGCCACCGTTGACGAAACACTTAACGATAAAGGTTATATTGTTCCCGGGCTTGGTGATGCGGGCGATTTGGCTTTTGGAGAAAAACTACAACATTAA